A region from the Paraburkholderia youngii genome encodes:
- a CDS encoding NAD(P)-dependent oxidoreductase gives MSKQLKIALFGATGMIGSRIAAEAARRGHQVTALVRDPARVPDGVANLHAAQADLLDAASVGAAVRGQDVVASAYAPPQGDLAKLSQATRALVEGVRAAGLKRVVVVGGAGSLEVAPGKHLVDTDSFPQAYKGIALAHRDALDYYRGVTDLDWTFFAPAALIAPGERTGQFRTGANTLIADADGNSRISAEDYAIAFVDELEQGRFVRQIATVAY, from the coding sequence ATGAGCAAGCAACTGAAGATCGCCTTGTTTGGCGCGACCGGCATGATCGGCTCGCGGATTGCCGCGGAAGCCGCGCGTCGCGGGCATCAGGTGACGGCACTGGTGCGCGATCCGGCGCGCGTGCCGGACGGCGTTGCGAATCTGCATGCGGCGCAGGCCGATCTGCTCGACGCCGCGAGCGTCGGCGCGGCGGTGCGCGGTCAGGACGTGGTCGCGAGCGCGTATGCGCCGCCGCAAGGCGATCTGGCCAAGCTGTCGCAAGCCACGCGCGCGCTGGTCGAAGGGGTGCGCGCGGCGGGGCTGAAGCGCGTCGTCGTGGTAGGCGGCGCGGGCTCGCTCGAAGTCGCGCCGGGCAAGCACCTGGTCGATACCGACAGTTTTCCGCAGGCGTACAAGGGCATCGCGCTCGCGCATCGCGACGCCTTGGACTACTACCGCGGCGTGACCGATCTCGACTGGACGTTCTTCGCGCCGGCCGCGCTGATCGCGCCGGGCGAGCGCACCGGCCAGTTCCGCACGGGCGCGAACACGCTGATCGCGGATGCGGACGGCAACAGCCGCATTTCGGCCGAAGACTACGCGATCGCGTTCGTCGACGAACTGGAGCAGGGCCGCTTCGTCCGCCAGATCGCGACGGTCGCGTACTGA
- a CDS encoding Rrf2 family transcriptional regulator, with protein sequence MNTSSRFAFAVHVLALLSLQGGVPLSSEMIAGSVNTNPALIRRLLAMLSEAGLTTSQMGAGGGALLARRPEQITLLDVYRAVEDAQLFALHREEPNPACMVGRNIQSVLSGIIGEAQQAMEAALAARTLADATADVVRSEKHRERKRRA encoded by the coding sequence GTGAACACGAGTAGCCGGTTTGCCTTTGCCGTGCATGTGCTCGCACTGCTGTCGTTACAAGGGGGTGTGCCGTTGTCGTCGGAGATGATCGCGGGCAGCGTGAACACGAATCCCGCGCTGATCCGCCGGCTTCTGGCCATGCTCTCGGAGGCCGGCCTCACCACGTCGCAGATGGGAGCCGGTGGCGGCGCGTTGCTCGCGCGGCGGCCGGAACAGATCACGCTGCTAGACGTCTATCGCGCAGTGGAGGACGCGCAGTTGTTCGCGTTGCATCGCGAGGAGCCGAATCCCGCGTGCATGGTGGGGCGCAATATCCAGAGCGTGTTGAGCGGGATCATCGGCGAAGCGCAGCAGGCGATGGAAGCGGCGCTGGCCGCACGCACGCTCGCCGATGCGACCGCCGACGTGGTCCGCTCGGAGAAGCATCGCGAGCGCAAGCGCCGGGCTTGA
- a CDS encoding cupin domain-containing protein — MHISRWLIASLLLAAGAAHAHEPPQAQVAPLMTRALEDYPGKEVTLLSVEYPPGSADPVHRHDAHGFIYVLKGSIVMGVRGGQTVTLKPGQTFYEGPNDVHTVGRNASKTKPAKFLVFLLKDAGAPILTPAN, encoded by the coding sequence ATGCATATTTCCAGATGGCTGATCGCATCGCTGCTGCTCGCAGCGGGCGCCGCACACGCGCACGAGCCGCCGCAAGCGCAAGTTGCGCCGCTGATGACCAGGGCGCTGGAAGACTATCCGGGCAAGGAAGTCACGCTGCTCTCGGTCGAGTATCCGCCCGGCAGTGCGGACCCGGTACATCGGCACGATGCACACGGCTTCATCTATGTGCTGAAAGGCTCGATCGTGATGGGCGTGCGCGGCGGCCAGACCGTCACGCTGAAGCCGGGGCAAACCTTCTACGAAGGGCCGAACGACGTGCACACGGTCGGGCGCAATGCCAGCAAGACCAAGCCGGCTAAATTCCTGGTTTTTCTGCTGAAGGATGCCGGCGCACCGATACTGACGCCGGCGAATTAA
- a CDS encoding carboxymuconolactone decarboxylase family protein, protein MTQRIDYQQQSPELFKKFVEFSLVLKKSAIEETIRHLVDIRASQLNGCSFCVDMHVKEATIHDERPLRLHHVAVWRESNLFTPRERAALAWTEALTQISPLGVSDEIYDRVRTQFSEKELSDLTFQVMSINAWNRVNIGFRIPPGIYDKAFGVDKSGLA, encoded by the coding sequence ATGACCCAGCGCATCGACTACCAGCAGCAATCCCCGGAACTGTTCAAGAAGTTCGTCGAGTTCAGCCTCGTGCTCAAGAAGTCCGCAATCGAGGAAACCATCCGCCATCTCGTCGACATCCGCGCGTCGCAGCTCAACGGCTGCTCGTTCTGCGTCGACATGCACGTGAAGGAGGCCACGATCCATGACGAGCGTCCGTTGCGCCTTCATCACGTGGCCGTGTGGCGCGAGTCCAATCTGTTCACGCCTCGCGAGCGTGCCGCTCTAGCCTGGACCGAGGCGCTGACCCAGATTTCGCCGCTGGGTGTGAGCGATGAAATCTACGATCGCGTGCGGACCCAGTTCTCGGAGAAGGAGTTGTCCGACCTGACCTTCCAGGTGATGTCGATCAACGCGTGGAATCGGGTCAACATTGGCTTTCGCATCCCGCCGGGCATCTACGACAAAGCCTTTGGCGTCGACAAGTCGGGCCTCGCCTGA
- a CDS encoding SDR family oxidoreductase has product MKVVVIGGSGLIGSNVVRRLRRDGHDVVAASPSTGVDLMTGDGLAKAVEGAHVVVDVANAPSFEDEAVMSFFQTAGRNLLAAEHAAGVEHHLALSVVGTERLQQSGYFRAKAAQETLVKASPVPYTLLRATQFFEFVGGIIEASAQRGEVRLSPALIQPVAADDVCAVLADLAAGMPLNDMTELAGPDRFPLDELARKFLAAHNDPRTVIADVHARYFGAELDDRTLVAGGGHRIGPTRFHTWLSRSVAKD; this is encoded by the coding sequence ATGAAAGTGGTCGTCATTGGTGGCAGCGGACTGATCGGCTCGAACGTGGTGCGGCGGCTTCGCCGCGATGGTCACGACGTGGTGGCCGCATCCCCGTCGACCGGGGTGGACTTGATGACGGGCGACGGGTTGGCGAAAGCGGTCGAAGGCGCGCATGTCGTCGTCGATGTCGCCAACGCGCCGTCCTTCGAGGACGAGGCCGTGATGAGCTTCTTCCAGACGGCGGGCCGCAACCTGTTGGCCGCCGAACACGCGGCGGGCGTCGAGCACCATCTTGCTCTGTCCGTCGTGGGCACCGAACGCCTGCAGCAAAGCGGGTATTTTCGCGCCAAGGCTGCGCAGGAGACGCTGGTCAAGGCGTCGCCCGTTCCGTACACGCTGCTGCGTGCCACCCAGTTCTTCGAATTCGTCGGCGGCATCATCGAGGCCAGCGCCCAGCGAGGCGAGGTGCGCCTTTCGCCCGCGCTGATCCAGCCGGTCGCCGCCGACGACGTCTGCGCAGTGCTCGCCGATCTTGCGGCGGGAATGCCGCTGAACGACATGACCGAACTCGCCGGTCCGGACCGCTTCCCACTCGACGAACTCGCCCGCAAGTTCCTCGCCGCGCACAACGATCCACGCACGGTGATCGCCGATGTCCACGCTCGCTATTTCGGCGCAGAGCTGGACGACCGCACCCTGGTCGCCGGCGGCGGTCATCGCATCGGCCCGACGCGCTTCCACACTTGGCTCAGCCGCTCCGTCGCGAAGGACTGA
- a CDS encoding winged helix-turn-helix domain-containing tetratricopeptide repeat protein: MQWVFADCTLDLERRDLRRASQEVATTPKVFDLLVYLASHRNRVVGRDELINAVWDGRVISESTMASHVNAARSAVGDDGQQQRVIKTVARKGFRFVADVIEHPASDQASEKTSTPTETSSPDAAQASKPSIAVLPFVNLSGDPEQDYLADGVIEDVITALSRYRWLFVVARNSSFTYKHRNVDVKQIGRELGVRYVLEGSWRQAQGRVRITGQLVDAGTGATHWAGRFEGVLDNIFEFQDQIADSVVGAIAPQVEQAEIARARFKPTESLRAYDYYLRGMAQLHQGSREAIDEALPLFQRAFACDPELASAYAMAAWCHCWRKVNGWMHDRPREMAEGAQWARRAVELGKYDAVALARSGHALSHLAGDLPEGIALLDRALELNPNLAAAWFLGAFLRLWHGETEQAIRQFTHAMQLSPLDPERYRMQFGLSGAHLFMGNFVQAALWAEKAIRDLPSFGLAYATLAASQAWLGKPAEARRAAVRLRELIPDLRLGNLTDWMPIRRDENLAVFTEGLAKAGFDSEPCED; this comes from the coding sequence ATGCAATGGGTTTTCGCTGACTGCACGCTGGACCTGGAGCGTCGCGACTTGCGCCGCGCTTCGCAGGAGGTCGCCACGACGCCGAAAGTGTTCGATCTGCTGGTTTATCTGGCGAGCCATCGCAACCGGGTCGTGGGCCGGGATGAGCTGATCAATGCGGTGTGGGACGGACGCGTGATTTCCGAATCCACCATGGCCAGCCACGTGAACGCCGCGCGCAGCGCGGTCGGCGATGACGGTCAGCAGCAGCGGGTGATCAAAACCGTGGCGCGCAAAGGATTCCGATTTGTCGCCGACGTCATCGAACATCCGGCATCGGACCAGGCCAGCGAGAAAACATCGACGCCAACCGAGACGTCATCGCCGGATGCGGCGCAGGCCAGCAAGCCTTCCATCGCCGTCCTGCCTTTCGTCAATCTCAGCGGTGACCCGGAGCAGGACTACCTGGCCGACGGTGTGATCGAGGACGTCATCACCGCGCTGTCGCGATACCGCTGGTTGTTCGTCGTCGCGCGCAACTCGAGCTTCACTTACAAGCATCGCAACGTGGATGTGAAGCAGATCGGGCGAGAGCTCGGCGTGCGCTATGTGCTCGAAGGCAGTTGGCGGCAGGCACAGGGCCGCGTTCGCATCACCGGCCAGCTCGTCGATGCGGGCACCGGCGCGACCCATTGGGCTGGCCGCTTCGAAGGCGTGCTCGACAATATTTTCGAGTTCCAGGACCAGATCGCCGACAGTGTGGTCGGCGCGATTGCGCCGCAGGTCGAACAGGCCGAGATCGCTCGCGCGCGGTTCAAACCGACCGAAAGTCTGCGTGCGTACGACTACTACCTGCGTGGCATGGCGCAGCTTCATCAAGGCAGCCGCGAAGCGATCGACGAAGCGTTGCCGTTATTTCAGCGCGCATTTGCGTGCGACCCTGAGCTTGCATCGGCGTACGCGATGGCGGCCTGGTGTCATTGCTGGCGCAAGGTCAATGGCTGGATGCACGATCGCCCAAGAGAAATGGCGGAAGGCGCCCAGTGGGCGCGTCGTGCCGTGGAGTTGGGAAAATACGACGCCGTCGCTCTCGCGCGCAGCGGTCATGCGCTATCGCATCTGGCCGGCGATCTGCCTGAAGGTATCGCCTTGTTGGATCGGGCGCTCGAATTGAATCCCAATCTTGCCGCCGCGTGGTTTCTCGGCGCATTTCTCCGCTTGTGGCATGGCGAAACTGAACAGGCGATCAGGCAATTTACCCATGCGATGCAATTGAGCCCGTTGGATCCAGAGCGTTATCGGATGCAGTTCGGCTTGTCGGGTGCGCATTTGTTCATGGGCAATTTCGTCCAAGCCGCTCTCTGGGCTGAGAAAGCCATCCGGGATTTGCCGAGTTTCGGCCTGGCCTACGCAACGCTCGCCGCGAGTCAGGCCTGGCTCGGCAAACCAGCGGAAGCTCGACGAGCTGCGGTTCGCTTACGCGAGCTGATTCCCGACTTGCGCCTCGGCAACTTGACCGACTGGATGCCGATCCGGCGCGACGAAAACCTTGCCGTCTTCACGGAAGGCTTGGCCAAGGCGGGATTCGATTCTGAACCCTGCGAGGATTGA
- a CDS encoding sensor histidine kinase → MRLTTKGLLLIAIPAVFELALLTGVVKAQADATMAERRAMHTEEVLRQSTAILDPVLSESVALRGAVLANDIRFTTPIAVWMDVDRRIDELVDLVGDNPAQVERVVEVRQAVQAYRQWSDRIQDMLRAGRRAEILARFHDLAQADVLDHFRLQVSAFQAEERRLDMSRSNAVAAVREREQTLIVAAALGSLLFVALAIGMFTRGVRGRLALLSDNAARLAGNEPLAPLGAGRDEIARLDLTLHETSRRLLEAERIEARFHADLERRAAELARINETLRQQTQENEMFIYSVSHDLRAPLVNLQGFSKELIRACDELRDAARGSSLATSTRERIERIVDEDIGEALHYLQTAVMRASHIIDALLRLSRVGRVEYRRQKVNVRDIVQRVVDAMQGSIRVRSARVTVGELPAVWGDPTALEQIFANLIGNAVNYLDPAREGRVEIGTTPAPPGVHSLRIFYVRDNGLGIPAIALPRLFTAFQRLHGNAAAGEGIGLALVRRMVERHGGRVWAESKEGVGTTFYLSLPEAAGAAGWEPAAAGAPALVVAAPAPAPAPAARGARESAQGAAGAGFSAGSGLPAPSIDAVRGITTR, encoded by the coding sequence ATGAGACTGACCACTAAAGGCCTGTTGCTGATCGCGATTCCGGCCGTCTTCGAACTCGCGCTGCTCACTGGCGTCGTTAAGGCGCAGGCCGATGCGACGATGGCCGAGCGTCGGGCGATGCATACCGAGGAGGTGCTGCGCCAGAGCACGGCGATTCTCGATCCGGTGCTGTCCGAATCGGTCGCGCTGCGCGGCGCGGTACTTGCCAACGACATACGCTTCACGACCCCGATCGCAGTATGGATGGACGTCGACCGGCGCATCGACGAACTCGTCGATCTCGTCGGCGACAATCCCGCGCAAGTCGAGCGCGTGGTCGAGGTGCGCCAGGCGGTGCAGGCATACCGCCAGTGGTCCGACCGCATCCAGGACATGCTGCGCGCCGGGCGGCGCGCCGAGATTCTCGCGCGCTTCCACGATCTCGCCCAGGCCGACGTGCTCGATCATTTCCGCTTGCAGGTGAGCGCGTTCCAGGCCGAGGAGCGCCGTCTCGACATGTCGCGCTCGAATGCCGTCGCCGCCGTGCGCGAGCGCGAACAAACGCTGATCGTCGCGGCCGCGTTGGGCTCGCTGCTGTTCGTCGCGCTCGCCATCGGGATGTTCACGCGCGGCGTGCGCGGCCGGCTCGCGCTGCTGTCCGACAACGCGGCCAGGCTTGCCGGCAACGAACCGCTCGCGCCGCTCGGCGCGGGTCGCGATGAAATCGCGCGGCTCGATCTGACCTTGCACGAGACGAGCCGCCGTCTGCTCGAAGCCGAGCGCATCGAGGCGCGTTTTCACGCGGACCTCGAACGCCGCGCCGCCGAGCTTGCCCGCATCAACGAGACGCTGCGCCAACAGACTCAGGAAAACGAAATGTTCATCTACAGCGTGTCGCACGATCTGCGCGCGCCGCTGGTGAACCTGCAGGGATTTTCGAAAGAGCTGATTCGCGCCTGCGACGAGTTGCGCGACGCGGCGCGCGGCTCGTCGCTCGCGACCAGCACGCGCGAGCGGATCGAGCGGATCGTCGACGAGGACATTGGCGAGGCGCTCCACTATCTGCAGACCGCGGTGATGCGCGCGTCGCACATCATCGACGCGCTGCTGCGGCTGTCGCGCGTCGGGCGTGTCGAGTACAGGCGCCAGAAGGTCAATGTGCGCGACATCGTGCAGCGCGTCGTCGATGCGATGCAGGGGTCGATCCGCGTGCGGAGCGCGCGCGTGACGGTCGGCGAACTGCCCGCGGTATGGGGCGATCCGACCGCGCTCGAGCAGATCTTCGCGAACCTGATCGGCAACGCGGTCAACTATCTGGACCCGGCACGCGAAGGCCGCGTCGAAATCGGCACGACGCCCGCGCCGCCGGGCGTGCATTCGCTGCGAATCTTCTACGTGCGCGACAACGGCCTCGGCATCCCGGCGATCGCGCTGCCGCGGCTGTTCACCGCGTTCCAGCGCCTGCACGGCAACGCGGCGGCCGGCGAGGGCATTGGCCTCGCGCTCGTGCGGCGGATGGTCGAGCGACACGGCGGGCGAGTGTGGGCGGAATCGAAGGAAGGGGTGGGCACGACGTTCTATCTGTCGCTGCCAGAGGCGGCGGGCGCCGCGGGCTGGGAACCGGCCGCGGCTGGCGCGCCAGCGCTCGTCGTGGCGGCTCCGGCTCCGGCTCCGGCTCCGGCGGCGCGCGGTGCGCGCGAGAGCGCGCAGGGCGCCGCGGGGGCAGGCTTTAGCGCCGGCAGTGGGTTGCCCGCGCCTTCGATCGATGCGGTGCGAGGAATCACTACGCGGTAG
- a CDS encoding ammonium transporter, with protein sequence MESLKYGADTEFLLIGAAMVLAMHAGFAFLELGTVRKKNQVNALVKILVDFAVSTIAYFFIGYTIAYGVQFFDGAATLAQHNGYALVRFFFLLTFAAAIPAIVSGGIAERSKFNPQLFATFVLVGFVYPFFEGIAWNDRFGIQDWLTHAFGAPFHDFAGSVVVHAFGGWVALPAVLLLGARHGRYHRDGGIAAHPPSNIPFLALGAWVLTVGWFGFNVMSSQTLDKISGLVAVNSLMAMVGGTLSAWFAGRNDPGFTYNGPLAGLVAVCAGSDIMHPLGALVTGGIAGVLFVYMFTCVQNRWRIDDVLGVWPLHGLCGAWGGIAAGIFGAHALGGLGGVSFASQIIGTLGGIVVSGLGGTVVYGAIRMTVGLRLDQEEEYNGADLSIHKISATPE encoded by the coding sequence ATGGAAAGTCTGAAATACGGCGCCGATACCGAGTTTCTTTTGATCGGCGCCGCCATGGTGCTGGCGATGCACGCAGGATTCGCCTTCCTGGAGCTCGGCACCGTGCGCAAGAAGAACCAGGTCAATGCACTGGTCAAGATTCTGGTGGACTTCGCGGTGTCGACGATCGCGTACTTCTTCATCGGCTACACGATCGCATACGGCGTGCAGTTTTTCGACGGCGCCGCGACGCTCGCCCAGCATAACGGCTATGCGCTCGTGCGCTTTTTCTTCCTGCTGACGTTCGCCGCCGCGATCCCCGCGATCGTGTCGGGCGGCATCGCCGAGCGCTCCAAGTTCAACCCGCAGTTGTTCGCGACGTTCGTGCTGGTCGGCTTCGTCTATCCGTTCTTCGAAGGCATCGCATGGAACGACCGTTTCGGCATTCAGGACTGGCTCACGCACGCGTTCGGCGCGCCGTTCCATGACTTCGCGGGTTCGGTGGTGGTGCACGCGTTCGGCGGCTGGGTCGCGCTGCCGGCCGTGCTGCTGCTCGGCGCGCGCCACGGCCGCTATCACCGCGACGGCGGCATCGCCGCGCATCCGCCGTCGAACATTCCGTTTCTCGCGCTCGGCGCATGGGTGCTGACGGTCGGCTGGTTCGGCTTCAACGTGATGAGCTCGCAGACCCTCGACAAGATCAGCGGCCTCGTCGCGGTCAACTCGCTGATGGCGATGGTCGGCGGCACGCTGAGCGCGTGGTTCGCGGGCCGCAACGACCCGGGCTTCACGTACAACGGCCCGCTCGCCGGGCTCGTCGCGGTGTGCGCGGGCTCGGACATCATGCATCCGCTCGGCGCGCTGGTCACGGGCGGCATCGCCGGCGTGCTGTTCGTCTATATGTTCACCTGCGTGCAGAACCGCTGGCGCATCGACGACGTGCTCGGCGTGTGGCCGCTGCACGGCCTGTGCGGCGCATGGGGCGGCATCGCGGCCGGCATCTTCGGCGCTCACGCGCTCGGCGGGCTGGGCGGTGTGTCGTTCGCCTCGCAGATCATCGGCACGCTCGGCGGGATCGTCGTGTCGGGGCTCGGCGGCACGGTCGTGTACGGCGCGATCCGCATGACGGTCGGCCTGCGGCTCGATCAGGAAGAGGAATACAACGGCGCCGATCTGTCGATTCACAAGATTTCGGCGACGCCGGAGTGA
- the crcB gene encoding fluoride efflux transporter CrcB has translation MYWSFLAVAIGGALGSLFRWFLGFRLNPVFSDLPLGTLAANVIAGYIIGVAVAGFARVPQLSPEWRLFVITGLMGGLSTFSTFSAEVVQRLQDGRLGWAAGEVAIHVSTSLIMTILGIATVSLLAR, from the coding sequence ATGTATTGGTCTTTTCTCGCGGTCGCGATTGGCGGCGCACTCGGCTCGCTGTTTCGCTGGTTCCTCGGCTTTCGACTGAACCCGGTCTTTAGCGACCTGCCGCTTGGCACGCTCGCCGCCAACGTGATCGCCGGCTACATCATCGGTGTGGCGGTCGCGGGCTTCGCGCGGGTGCCCCAGCTCTCGCCGGAATGGCGGCTGTTCGTCATCACCGGTCTGATGGGCGGGCTGTCGACCTTCTCGACGTTCTCCGCGGAAGTCGTGCAGCGCCTGCAGGACGGCCGGCTCGGCTGGGCGGCTGGCGAAGTGGCGATTCACGTGAGCACGTCGCTGATCATGACGATTCTCGGCATCGCGACGGTTTCGCTGCTGGCGCGCTGA
- a CDS encoding IclR family transcriptional regulator: MNRSTPNQAVVAKASESKDRDGPGDEVTALARGLTVLRAVAAAHAPLSNRELAELTGIPKPTVSRITATLVGTGFLLRLPESERFVLTSSVLELSNGFLRNFDIRSRARPFLIELAERTALSVHLAVRDRYDMVVIDAIRPRSAVLVSRLEIGSRMSLTRTAVGRAYLAALAQADRDRLLVGLQTAEGDDWGYIGSRLVSAIQDTLERGFAIATGEWYNGLNAIALGFVGPSGERYAVNCGGSADQCPRDWLISNAAPALLECIDKIVLEIGGTPARRLDE, encoded by the coding sequence ATGAACCGATCCACACCCAATCAGGCCGTCGTCGCCAAAGCCTCCGAGAGCAAAGACCGGGACGGCCCGGGCGATGAAGTCACCGCGCTCGCGCGCGGCCTGACCGTATTGCGCGCCGTCGCCGCCGCGCACGCACCGCTCAGCAATCGCGAACTCGCCGAGTTGACCGGCATCCCGAAGCCCACCGTGTCGCGCATCACCGCGACGCTCGTGGGCACCGGTTTTCTGCTGCGACTGCCCGAAAGCGAGCGCTTCGTGCTGACCTCGTCGGTGCTCGAACTGAGCAACGGCTTTTTGCGCAACTTCGACATCCGCTCGCGCGCGCGGCCATTCCTGATCGAACTCGCGGAACGCACCGCGTTGTCGGTGCATCTCGCGGTGCGCGACCGCTACGACATGGTCGTCATCGACGCGATCCGGCCGCGTTCGGCGGTGCTCGTATCGCGACTCGAAATCGGCTCACGCATGAGCTTGACGCGCACCGCCGTCGGCCGGGCGTACCTCGCCGCGCTCGCGCAAGCGGACCGCGACCGCCTGCTCGTCGGCCTGCAGACTGCCGAGGGCGATGATTGGGGCTATATCGGCAGCCGTCTCGTCAGTGCGATCCAGGACACGCTCGAACGCGGTTTCGCCATCGCCACCGGCGAGTGGTACAACGGGCTGAACGCGATCGCGCTCGGCTTCGTCGGGCCGTCGGGCGAGCGCTACGCGGTCAATTGCGGCGGCTCGGCCGACCAGTGTCCGCGCGACTGGCTGATCTCGAACGCCGCACCCGCGCTGCTCGAATGCATCGACAAGATCGTGCTTGAGATCGGCGGCACGCCGGCGCGCCGGCTCGACGAATAG
- a CDS encoding MdtA/MuxA family multidrug efflux RND transporter periplasmic adaptor subunit → MDEQQKHPETQRPAASQPSASGAQSSAPGAVKRHRGRTVALIVAALVVLGVVLWRWHPWGSPGSGASAPGAASGARSGRGGPNAMANMPQPVHVAAATQGEMPVVLTALGTVTPLATVTVLPQLSGVLQDVYFKEGQMVKKGDVLAQIDPRPYEISLRNAEGTLVRDEALLATARLDLKRYQTLLAQDSIASQQVDTQASLVRQYEGTVKADQANVDSFKLDLVYARITAPVSGRVGLRQVDPGNYVTSGLANGIVVITQLDPISVVFSTSEDNLQQIIQHTRNGESLSATAYDRSNTHPLEVGSLKTMDNQIDTTTGTIKLRAIFENKDNGLFPNQFVNTRLLVDTIKDAVIVPTSAVLNGSIGTFVYIVKPDDTVTVRQVKVGPVDGERTSIQSGLAVGERVVIDGSDRLREGSKITIPAERPRGASGAHGASAPAAASGAPARRGRRAPQASQ, encoded by the coding sequence ATGGACGAACAACAAAAGCACCCGGAAACCCAACGCCCCGCCGCTTCCCAGCCGTCCGCGAGCGGCGCGCAATCGAGCGCGCCCGGCGCGGTGAAACGCCACCGCGGCCGCACTGTCGCGCTGATCGTCGCGGCGCTGGTCGTGCTCGGCGTCGTACTGTGGCGCTGGCATCCGTGGGGCAGCCCTGGCAGCGGGGCGAGTGCGCCGGGTGCCGCGAGCGGCGCGCGCAGCGGCCGCGGCGGTCCGAACGCGATGGCCAACATGCCGCAGCCGGTGCACGTCGCCGCCGCGACGCAGGGCGAGATGCCGGTCGTGCTGACCGCGCTCGGCACGGTCACGCCGCTCGCCACCGTCACGGTGCTGCCGCAACTGAGCGGCGTGCTGCAGGACGTGTATTTCAAGGAAGGCCAGATGGTCAAGAAGGGCGACGTGCTCGCCCAGATCGACCCGCGCCCGTATGAGATCTCGCTGCGCAACGCCGAGGGCACGCTGGTGCGCGACGAGGCGCTGCTCGCCACCGCGCGTCTCGATCTGAAGCGCTATCAGACGCTGCTCGCGCAAGACTCGATCGCGAGTCAGCAGGTCGACACGCAGGCGTCGCTGGTGCGGCAATACGAAGGCACGGTGAAAGCCGACCAGGCGAACGTCGACAGCTTCAAACTCGACCTCGTGTACGCGCGCATCACCGCGCCGGTGTCGGGCCGCGTCGGTCTGCGTCAGGTCGACCCGGGCAACTACGTGACCTCGGGCCTCGCCAACGGCATCGTCGTGATTACGCAGCTCGATCCGATCAGCGTGGTGTTCTCGACCTCCGAAGACAATCTGCAGCAGATCATCCAGCACACGCGCAACGGCGAGTCGCTGTCGGCCACCGCGTACGACCGCAGCAACACGCATCCGCTCGAAGTCGGCTCGCTGAAGACGATGGACAACCAGATCGACACGACCACCGGCACGATCAAGCTGCGCGCGATCTTCGAGAACAAGGACAACGGCCTGTTCCCGAACCAGTTCGTCAACACGCGCCTGCTCGTCGATACGATCAAGGACGCGGTGATCGTGCCGACCTCGGCGGTGCTCAACGGCTCGATCGGTACCTTCGTGTACATCGTGAAGCCCGACGACACGGTCACCGTGCGCCAGGTCAAGGTCGGCCCGGTCGATGGCGAGCGCACCAGCATCCAGTCGGGTCTCGCGGTCGGCGAGCGCGTCGTGATCGACGGTTCGGACCGGCTGCGCGAAGGCTCGAAGATCACGATCCCGGCCGAGCGGCCGCGTGGCGCGTCCGGCGCGCACGGCGCGAGCGCTCCGGCGGCCGCCTCGGGCGCGCCAGCGCGTCGCGGCCGGCGCGCGCCGCAAGCATCGCAATAA